Part of the Pedobacter roseus genome is shown below.
TCAATTAGTGGTCTGGTTCGGGATCAAAAAGATGGTTTACCTGGCGCAAGCATTTATTTAAGTGGTTATAAAATTGCAACCGTTGCCGATAACGACGGACGGTTTAAACTTTCCAACCTAAAACCCGGCAGTTACGATATCCTTGTGCAACTGGTTGGCTACCTCCCCTACTCTAAAAGTGTAATCATTTCTGATAAATCGGTACAGGTAGAATTGGTTTTAAAAGAAAACGTTGCACAGCTTGATGAGGTGGTGATCAGGGCCGATCCTAACCGGCAAAAATACATTAACCAGTTTAAAGAATTTTTTATCGGCAAAACGCCAAATGCAACACAATGCAAAATCTTAAATCCGCAGGTTTTAAATGTAGATTATGATATAACCAAAAGTACATTAACGGTTTCTACGACCGAATTTTTGGTGGTCGAAAACAAAGCTCTGGGCTACCGCCTTAAATACATGCTCGATCATTTTGAATACAATTCGAGAACCCATATTATCTATTACTCTGGTCACCCGTTTTTTGAAGAGTTAAAAGCTTCGGCAGCTAAAAAGAAAAAATACATTGCCGCCCGTGAAGTGGCCTATTATGGTTCTTCGCAACATTTTTTCCGTTCACTTTATGCCAATAAAACAAAGGAAGAAGGTTTTATCATTAATAAAATGATCAAAATCCCCAACCCAAACCGTTATCCACAATACATCATCAATACCAATTTAGAAAAGATTAAAGCCGTACCCGAAAAAACCGGCATCAGGCAAACTAAAGGAAAAATAGATACAGCTTTATTTTCCTTTTGGACCAAGCAACAGGAAATGCCAAAAACCATCGATAAATTTTCGAGAGCGGATGTGCTTACGGATACTTTAGTACACTACTTTAACCAGAATTTAAAATACATCAGTTATACCGATGCCTTGCTGATCCAATATACCAAAGAGAAAGAATCGCTGGCTTACTCTAAAACCGGCTTCTGGATTTTCAGGCCTTTAGATGTCCCCGAAAATGAAATCTCTGTTGCCAATTTAACCGGCGAAGGTGTCCGTTTTTACGAGAATGGTGGTATTTATGACTCACGTTCGCTACTATTCGAAGGTTATTGGGCTTACGAAAAAGTGGCCGATATGGTGCCAATGGATTATATACCGCTACCAAAGAAGGAATAATGGATGCAGGAAGATGTGATTTAAACTAAAATTGTTGAAAAGTAACTTTTCCTGACACTTAAAATTACTAAAAATATTAGTAATTTTAATTTATGATTGGCGAAGAAGAAAAACAGTATTTTAAAGGACGGGGCGCTCAGGTTAATCCACACAATAAGTTTTTAAAAGATGTTTACATCAAAGAACATAACGAAGGGATAGACGATTGGGAAGAAAGCGACCGCAAAACTTCCTTTATTTTCGAAAATTCAAAAACCATCGTAAATAAGGTTGATAGTCCGGATGTGGGAATGGCCTATTCGCTTAATCCCTATCAGGGCTGCGAACATGGCTGTACTTATTGTTATGCCCGCAACTCTCACCAATATTGGGGCTACAGTGCAGGTATCGAATTTGAAAGAAAAATCATTGTAAAAAAAGACGCACCTGAACTTTTTAAAAAATTTTTGGAGAAAAAAGGTTGGGATGCTACGACCATTTCACTCTCGGGCAATACTGACTGCTATCAACCAGCCGAAAGGAAATTTAAACTCACCCGTCAACTACTCGAAATCGCGCTGGCTTATAAACAGCCCATCGGTATGATTACCAAAAACTCTTTAATCCTCCGCGATCAGGACATTTTACAGGAAATGGCTAAATTAAACCTCTGTATGGTTTATGTTTCCATCAATAGTTTAAATGAAGACATGCGCCAGGTAATGGAGCCGCGTACCACCACTGCCAAACAGCGCTTAAAGGTGGTAGAGGAATTGAGTAAAGCCGGCATACCCATGGGCGTAATGGTTGCACCACTCGTACCTGGCCTAAGCGACCATGAAATTCCAAAAATTTTAAAAGCCGTAGCCAATGCCGGTGCTATTAAAGCGGGTTATACCGTAGTACGGTTAAACGGAGCCATTGGCCAAATATTTGAAGATTGGCTTAGAAAAAATTTCCCCGATCGCTTTGATAAAGTCTGGCATTCGATTCAGAGTTGCCATGGAGGTAATGTAAATGACAGCCGTTTTGGCGACCGAATGCGCGGTGATGGCAATATTTCTCAGATGATCAGGGATAACTTCAGACTACACTGCCGCTTAAACGGCTTAAATGTAAAAGACATTATTTTAGATCACACTTTGTTCAAAATTCCCAGTAACCAGGTGAGTCTGTTTTAAAATTCGGGGAGAAAAATCCCCAGCGCTCAGGACCCTTATCCAATTAGTTGGCGGCGACTTGTTATCGGGAGATCAGAGCTATTGATTTGTAATCCACACCAGAACAATCATAATATTAGATTCTTATCCAAATTTGTAATCCACCTCGATTAAACTTAGTTTTAGCCTTATGAATATTGCATTAATAACCTACCTTGACAAAGGTGCTTACGATACCACT
Proteins encoded:
- a CDS encoding carboxypeptidase-like regulatory domain-containing protein, whose product is MIKSLLVALMLIILGTNVNAQNTFSISGLVRDQKDGLPGASIYLSGYKIATVADNDGRFKLSNLKPGSYDILVQLVGYLPYSKSVIISDKSVQVELVLKENVAQLDEVVIRADPNRQKYINQFKEFFIGKTPNATQCKILNPQVLNVDYDITKSTLTVSTTEFLVVENKALGYRLKYMLDHFEYNSRTHIIYYSGHPFFEELKASAAKKKKYIAAREVAYYGSSQHFFRSLYANKTKEEGFIINKMIKIPNPNRYPQYIINTNLEKIKAVPEKTGIRQTKGKIDTALFSFWTKQQEMPKTIDKFSRADVLTDTLVHYFNQNLKYISYTDALLIQYTKEKESLAYSKTGFWIFRPLDVPENEISVANLTGEGVRFYENGGIYDSRSLLFEGYWAYEKVADMVPMDYIPLPKKE
- a CDS encoding PA0069 family radical SAM protein, which gives rise to MIGEEEKQYFKGRGAQVNPHNKFLKDVYIKEHNEGIDDWEESDRKTSFIFENSKTIVNKVDSPDVGMAYSLNPYQGCEHGCTYCYARNSHQYWGYSAGIEFERKIIVKKDAPELFKKFLEKKGWDATTISLSGNTDCYQPAERKFKLTRQLLEIALAYKQPIGMITKNSLILRDQDILQEMAKLNLCMVYVSINSLNEDMRQVMEPRTTTAKQRLKVVEELSKAGIPMGVMVAPLVPGLSDHEIPKILKAVANAGAIKAGYTVVRLNGAIGQIFEDWLRKNFPDRFDKVWHSIQSCHGGNVNDSRFGDRMRGDGNISQMIRDNFRLHCRLNGLNVKDIILDHTLFKIPSNQVSLF